Within Ascochyta rabiei chromosome 4, complete sequence, the genomic segment TCAAGTGATGCTCCGTCTTGCGCGGATACAGGTGGAGCTTACTAGTGTGTAGCAGAGTACCCCGCCCCACATATGCATAAATGCGGGGTCCCCAGATCCGAGAAGCACGAGGCTTGTGGAGCTCTGTTTCAAAGCCAAAGGGCAAGAAGGTGATGACAGCCAAGTGTTGCTCATTGAGCTCTCAAAGACAAACAAATCTTCGTGGGGGTGTTTTAGCACGCATACCGGTTACTGTGTTATCTCATACGGTCCGCGCGACCCCTCAACATCTCAAGTTCCCCTGATGTATTCCAACTGACCGCCCTCCGATAGCCTTGACTTAGCCAAAGCCTAATCATGTCTGGGTCCAAGTTGCGGAAGTTCTGCTGCGAAATCATCACAAACGCCTGCGCACACAACGTGGTGCTCTCCGATGGACTAGGCGGAGGACGTGTTTTGCAGGTGCAACATTCTGGGTCCAGGGGCGCGATGCTGTCTGACGATGGGGTGGGGAGAGAGGTTGGCAGGTTATCGGTGCAGCAGGGCGGCGGACCGGGTAAGGAGGGTGTCGGCGGGAGCAGGATCGGAAGGGATGCAGCAAACACCGTAGGTGACGCGACAGTGCTTGGAGCAGGAAGAGCAACATGTGCATCGGGAGAAAGTGACTCGAGAGGAGAGCCAACTGATGGCGTTTTCGCCATGCCGCTATCTACTTGCTCTTCACGCAGATTGAAGTGTTCTGAGATATCGTAGCATGCGAATGCATTAGCCGTGTCGCGCTCCTGTCTCAAGGCAACGATCTCCGCTCGAGCTGCTGTTAGTTGTCTCTCCGTCTCTGCCAATTTGAGTTCGAGAGAGACAACATGGTCTTTTTGGCGCGTGCGATGGCGTCTTTGATTCTCTCGCACACGACTTAATGCGTGCTCAGCGGACACGCGGGGTCTGCGATGCGATAGGCTGTGGTTGGGAGAGGTGATTGGAGTGGGAGAAGGTGCTGGCAGTATACGCGAGCGCATTTTCGAGAAGCGTCACGTTAGGCGTGGTCTATGGATATATGGCTCTTGGAAGGTTGAGCGGATTGTCATGATTTGAGGTGTGCGTGTGAGTGTATGTAAGGGTAGAGAGCTGAAGCATTCAAAGTCAGAGATCTTCGTGGTGACATATCGACGAAAATGAATCGTGATAGGACAGAGCGTGAGTGGTACAAAAACTCCAGCACTTTCCGCGAAACCCTAGTCGAATCCCTGTctgcactggccatgggactaGTACACGTCGAACATCAGCAGCGCAACTAGTTGGCAGGATGCGACATGTGAGTGGGGCACTATATTCTTAAATGAGACGTGCAAGTCTGCCCCACTTGGGTGATATTGCAGTTAAGAACATCGAGAAGACGCAGCGATCATCCAACACAAATCTATATAATCAACTTTTTCGTCTCTAAATTATCAAAGAAGTCAAGCCTCCTTGGCCAAGTGGTAAGGCGTCGCACTTGCAATGCGAAGATCGCTCGTTCGATTCGGGTAGGTGGCaattttcttcttttttgcACTCCCCACTTCAAGGGCAATGTAGTCAGTCCCTTTTCTGGCACCAACCTCTCGACCACGCACACAATCAGCTGCATACCTGTATAGCTCTTGCGCTGTCATTGTTTTTGGTTGAGCGTGACTCTACATGCTCCAAAACAGGTAATATACTATTATGAGTATCAATAAGGTCCTTTGATTAAACAGCGAGAATCTCTACCGGTACGCCGCCAGCCTTTCAACATCGAGCTTTTGTGCCATGTTTCCACAGCCATTTATCTCCTACTGCTCTGGTCCCAAAAGCTCGAAGCAGTGCGTGGAGTCAAAAATTGTATCATATGAGAACACGTGTAGGTGGAATTGAATTATTGAATAGACTGGTATCAAGCACCCTCCTAATAGAGGAAGAATAAGCATACTGCGGCAAGGTGAAAGAAGCACCGCAGCTGCGCCTAGGTTTTCTCACAAGACAGCAAAACGACCCACGCCGGCCCAGCCATTAAGCCCCTTTTCTCTCGTTCCTCACTTGTGCCCGTCCTCTCGGCACTTCCTTGTAGAGACTCTCCGTTGAGCTCGCGAACCTGGCATCCCTCCCACAGCAAGCCGCGAAATCGCTGTAGCCACAGCTCTGTCTTCTTAGACGTGTGCGGGCTTTCTAAGCGCCCGGAGGTGCGGGGCTTCTCTCTTTCCCTCTACTCAGCAGTCCTCTCCTCCCGCCTGACACTCTCGGACTCACGCTCCCTACCTGGCTCACGGCATCGGCTGGTGTGAAGGAGCTGCGTATAACAACCATGCCCTTCCCAACACCAACGTTCTTTTCGCCACCAGTGCGCGAATCGTCAATTGTAAATTGCGCCTCACCAAGCTCGTCGTCGCGTCCAAAGGTAGCGTGGTCCTTGACTGTGACTTTGAAAAATTGGTCTGCTGTGCATGGGACTTTGAAAGTCTCGTTCTCGAACTGAACACTGCCTGTAGCGGTCTTGATATGGTCAGTCTTGTGTACGTCCTTTTTGCCCAGATGGACGAAGACGCGCAGGTTTATGCCGGGTGGAAAGCCGTCAGCGGAGACGATAGAGATATTCGCAGTACCCTGCTCGCCACCACCGGGCGCCGCTGAATCTCCCAGTCTGCTAGAGAAGGACTGTGCCCCCCAGCTGCGGTGGCGATTATGCTCGGATGTGTTTCGATTTGGCGTTGTGGGTTCGGCGGAGATGGAAGTAGTGTTGCCGCCCTCAACCGACACGAGTGGGACGTCCATGCTTGGTCTGTCTCCCAAGTCTGGATGGTCAAAGTCATCCTCGCTATTGGCTCCGCGTGACTTTCTACGTTTGAAACCCCGGCCGAGGAATGTACCGGCGCGAACTACACCGCCGCCAACCAAGGCAGCGCCCTTGCCAACACCTTTGACAGGGGCGCCGATGACTTTGCCGGGTACAGCAAAGGTGCCCGAGAAGGTACTTGAGCCTTGGCGGGCGCGGACAACGTAGTCTGGTTTGAAGAGCATTCTAAGCCTAATCGCACCGCTCTTGCCATCCAGGCCAAGAGTAACTTCCTGCTGTTGGAAAGGCTCCAAGATTTCGAGGTTGATGGCGGATTTGCCAAGAAAGTCGGCCTTATCACCAAAGTCCCAGTCATAGACATTGACGACGAAATCTGCACCAGTTCGGCTCCTCACAGGGACCTCGAAGTACTCGTTCCACGCCGGGTGGAGTGTCTTCTTTTGGGTCTTCGTCTTGTAAACCTCTTTGTCGTTCAGAACAAACTTGCAGTAAGGATCCGAGAAGCCGTTGCGGTCAGCGGCTGGCAAGTCCGCCGCGTCCAGAACGTCAACACGGAGTGTACCTTGATTGTTGAACGATTCGCTGGGATCCAGGCGCATCTTGACTGGCAGATACTTGAGACTGACAGTGATCTTGCTCTCCTTGCCGTGCTTGTCTTTCAAGGTGAGTTGAGTAGGTGTGTACAAGCAGCGTCGCAGTGTATCGATGGTGTTGCCTGTGAGTTTAGCAATCACGTGATCCTGGTCTCCGTCGCCGTCCTTGTTGATCTGCTCGATAATGCGCAGAGTGATCTTGGAGAAGTCGAGCTCGCGGACCATGGTCTCGCCCACTAAGAACAGTCAGTGATGCACAACGGTAGCCAACGACATGACTTGCCCTCGCCGAAAGTCATATGGCGGTTTTTGATCTTGGCACTGGAGTAGCTTGGATATGCCATGTCATCCATAAGAACATCAACATATCCGCCCGTTTCAGCAAACTCGCCATCGATAAGCTTGAATACAAGAAGTCCGGACTCTGTACAAGGTCAGCACATGCTTACATCAAGGGAAAAGGAAAGTGAGAGTATGGGTGCAAGGCAGCAGGCTGGGGACACCAACTCAGCCACCTGTACTTTCCCACGTCCTTCCCATCTTGTCGCAGCTTACCATACTGCTGCAGGTCCTCGGCGTTCAGGCGCAGCTTCTCAATCTTATGCTTCTCAGGGATCGGTTCGTTTTGCTGGTACTCGTTCTTTTCAAGCTGTTTAGCCAAGTCGGCCGCGCTATCTCTTTGAGAGCTGCTGGGTGCCAAGGAGGAGATGGTGCCCGCAGTCTCGGATCGAACGAGTTGGCTTGTACCAGATACAGTACGCGCGTGCGTCGATGCTGGCGCCTTTGATCCTGCCGTTTGGATGCTAGCCGCACGGGAGCGACCGTTGGGAGTGGTCTCTTCCGAttcctcttcgtcttcttcggGATCCCAGGTGGGGATAGTCGGGTAGAACGAGCATGTGTAGTTTAGCGTGCCCTTGTGGCCTGACGTGCCGGACATGCGCAGTGGACCAGGTATAGTTTGTTTCTGTTCATGAACGAGATACTCGCCGTTCTCGTCTTGTTGAATGTAGTCGCCCGCTGACAGCTCGACGTGTCCCAATGAACGGTCCTTGCCCAGCGTCTCTTCATCCATAACCTCGAGGGTCAGCTTCTCACGTATGGTGTGGACGGGGATGTAGACGACTTCGTCCCAATCGGGGTTTAGGTTGTTCTTGAAGGTAACCGTTCTACCCTTCTCGACACCAGAGAGCAGCACACGAACATACGGATCCGACTTGCCCATAGTTTCGAGATTTCGCAAGTCGCGAGCGCTCTGGAAGTGGAGCCTGATGACACCAATCGGTGTGAGGTATCCGCCCGAGGACAGAGAGCCCTTGAGTGCCACAGGCTTCCATTCCAGCTTCATCTTTGCGCGCCCAGTCTGAGCGCCAGCCAGGTTGTACCACTCATGGCCCTTTGCTGTCAGGTCAAGCATGTCATCGATGGTGATCTGATAGGTTCCAAGAATAGGATCTCCCGCCAAGTCGCGATCGTCCTTGATGACCAGGCCAAGCTTTGCCTTCTTGCGGTCTGTGATGAGCATTTCCTTGGTCGCATCGGGCCAGATAGGGATGTTTGTGCGTTTCATGGCGCGAGACTTGTGAACCTCACGGCCGTTGAGCAGCAGTACAGCGTACGGGCTCAATTGACCAATCATACTTTTGGTGCCGTCGAGATCCTTGGCTTGCTCAACAGTGAACTTGATGATGCCTGTGCGAGACTCTGGCGGAGGCTCTTTGGTGCCATCTTGCAGGGTAGTGCCCTCGAGAACGGGGAAGAAGCGAATGTCAGCCTGAAGAATACCGCGCGGTCGGCCACCAGACATGATCTCGAGGTGCATGTTCTCGTGGACAGAATCTGTCTCGAGCTGCTCGAGTGCGAACGTGGCTGTTCCAAGCTCCTTGTCCTTGCGAATGTCGTTGAAATCGAACAGGTTGATGGTCAGGGCGTCCTTTAGCGAAGTAACAATGATGTTGATAGTCTCGTTCCAGCGAGGATTGGCATTCTCGTGCACAGTCTTGGTGCGTGCAAGCACGGCTCTGTTGTTGATCGAGACAGTCGCGTACGGGTCTGGCGTACCAGAGAATTTGTCGGGGTTCTTGAGACCCTGTGCACCGTGGAAGGTGACTTGCAGGACACCGATGGCTTGATCGACTGGATTTCCAGCAAGCATCTTGGCGATTTCAATGGGAAAGACGTTGGGGTCGTACATCATAGGGCCGAGGTTGGCGTGAATTTGCTCCATGATGAACGTCTCTAGACCAGGAATGAAGTTGATATCGAAACCAAACGTCTCGCCGCCTAGCGGTTTGCAGACGTAGTCAATGGTCGGCCTCTCCAAGAAGGACATTTCGACTTTCTCGATGTGCGGGAACGGAAGCTGCAACTTGAATTTGAGACGCATGAGTCCGGAGAAGGCCATGTCCTCGACAATGACGTCCAAGCCTTTGCTGACCAGACCCTTGCCGATACGGATTTCGAGAACGATCTTGGGGTTGATCTTGTTCTTGACCTGTCGCGCGGTGAGGTCCATTGTGTCGTTGGGTGTGAAGCTGAACTTCCAGTCCATGAGCACAATGTCGTCCTGGGTCTTGGGGTAGGTCTTGACGTGCTCCAGGCGCGGTGGCTTGGTTCCCAGAACGAACGTCTTCATCTTCAGACTATCGAGGAAGGCGGGGGTGGAGGTAGACAGGACCTGATCGACGGAGCCAACAATGGTGTCGCAGAGGACAGGGGCGTAGATGGGCCAGAACTTGACGAGGAAGCTGTTGATCCACTCGAGGCTCTCCGTGTCCGTCTCCAGCTTGTTCTTGGCCATTTCGCGGTTGAGGTCGTCGCGGGCGTTTCTGCGCACACGGCGGATCGAGGTGCGGTAGTAGGTGCCGCAGATGGCCATGATGATCATGATCCAGCCGAGGCCTCCGCCGAGCGTGGCCACGACCCACGAGCTCAGGCAGGCAAAGATGATGACGCCCGTGTTGTGGTACCAGTCGCCGAAGAACTTGTCGTCGAGCTGGCCTTCGAGGTAGGTTTGGTGGTCGAGCATGGTgccctcgtcctcgtccttgTTCTCCGAACCGGGCATGCCGAAGCGCGGGGCCCAGCCAACGCGTTCCCAGCGCGCATCCGGGTCAGACTCGGGCGCGGGCGCATGGCCGTTGGCAGCGGACGATGAGGGCAGGTCCAAGCCGATGGCACCAGCCTTGGTGGGCGGGGGGAGGTCGTACTGCGGGGCGCCGGCTGCGGCTTCGTCGGCGTCCGAGACCAGGGCCGTGGCATTGTGGTTGCGCTCGTGGTGGAAGCCCGGCGGGACTCGCGCCCTCGCCTGGGCGCGCTTCTGCTCGGGGCTGGCGTCGGGGTCGAACTGGAAGGCCGCGCTGCCGCCCTGGCGCGCCTGGTCGACGACGCTCTGCTCTGCGGCCTCGGCCGTGACGCGCGAATGAGGGTCGCGGGCGGCGTCGAGGGCGCCCTGCTGCTTCAGCTCCGAGGCATGCTCGGCGGTGCCGTTGAGATGGCTCATGGCTGAGGCGGGTGTGGGCCGTGTGCAACGCCCAATGGGTCAACGAGCAACGAGCAACGAGCAACGGGCAACGGGCAGTGGACAGTGGAAGGTGGGCAGGCGCTGCTGATTACCTGCGCGAGGGCAGCGGGCGCATGCAGAACGAGCGGTGCCGGTGCGCTCGCAGTCGAGAGCAGAGCGCGAGGGGCCGTCAATGGCGTGGTGCACGGTAGTACTGCACTGCGTGGTGGGTGGTGGTGACGCGGCGCAAACTTGCTTCTGCTTGCTCGTGAATTAGCCCGACTGCCATCTGTCTAACCGAAGGCGTACACGGCCCGCAGCTACTGATCACTCACCACGCAACACGCCCGTGTGTGTGTATCTGTGTGTCAAGAGACGGTCCAATGGACGCTGCACGGGGATGGTACAGACAGTGAACCACAACCCTACAGACAGTAGAAGAAGATTGTACAGACAGCAAGCGAAGAGCGTACAGACCGCAAACGAAGACGGTGGACCCTGCAGGTGCGGCGAAAGAATGGCGGACAAACAATGGGTAGACAGGGAGTTTGAGGTTCGAGGCCGTGGGGAGGGGATGCAGCCAAGCGGAGCGGGACAGAGCTCTTTCAGGAGCTTGGATGAGGACCCAGGTGTTTAGTGTTTGGTGTTTAGTGTTTACCCAGCAATGACATGCCCTAGTGGAGATCCGGCTGCACTGCCACAGCCCACAGCTTGGGCCAGTACGTACACGATATCGCTAGGTATATGGCATGTCAATTTCCAGCCGCACTGTCCAGTATCCAGTGTCTATGTAATGCTCCCCTGCTGTAGCTACCTGCATGCCAGCTTGGATAGCGTGTCCTGTGCTGCTCCGACTCCCTCTGTTACCTGCAGCTAGCAGCTCCTCGGCGACTCCGCTGGCTCTCTGTGTAGCTGCTGCCTGCGGCTTGAGTGGCTGCGTCTTTTGCATCTCGGCCCCTGCTGTCCGCTGTCCGCTCTACGCTCTAGGCAGGGTCCAGCTAGCGCTCGCGACTCCACCGCGACTCCGCGACCGTTGCGCGGCCTGGGAGCTGTGCAAGCTTACTTCTCACTCCAGCTGCAAATCTTCATCTCTAATATCCGCCGCCTCCGCACGCCCACAACGCACACGCACTGGACACGGTGGCAAACTACGCTTCCCACTCGCAGCCCGTAACTTGTATTTGTCCCATCGTGCTTTACCTACACGCGTGAATCGTTCGTCAGGCCACACGTGAATCGTTCGTCAGGCCACGCATAGCCCCGCAAGTTCGTGGAAGAAAGCATGTCGAGCTGTGTACGTCACGTGTCGTGCGCCATAGTACTACCCCTGCGGGCCTGCCCAGTTCGCTACCGCGCTGCTGGCTGCCGCGCATGTGTGCTCCCATTCCAAAATCATCACGTGCCTTTCAGAACTCCTTCAACAGCCTAGCCATTCTCCCTCCAACCCTGTGCACGCTTTAGTAACCATCAGCATGTGGAACAGGATACCTCCTCCCCCCAACACCCCCCTCCACACCCCCGACATACCTATGCAACCCTCGGTGCCTATCTCTGTCCCTGTCCCTGTCCCTGTCTCTGTCCCTGTCCCGATCTCTGTCACCGCTGTCTCCTCTGCTTCGGTCGTAGCTTCGCTTGTCTCGACTCCTGTCTTTCTCTCGCCCGTCCCACCCATCCCTCGCTCGGTCGTGACTGCGTGTCCTAGCCATGTCGCGGTCCTCATTGCCGCGTTCCCGGGCGTACATGGCATCTCCTGTTGAAGAATGGCGGCGGTGCGACTGCGACTGGCTGCTGCCGTGGTGGCTGCTTCCACCCTCCCACGGAGTATCTCGGTCGCGGTGGCTGTAGCGGTCGTGCTCACGCGTATACGGCGCATCCACATCTCGCTGCGGGCTCATCGGCGATGGTTGGCTTGCATACCTGACATGGGCCGCCGGTAGGGGTCGGTAGCTCGTTCGTGCCGGCATGGCCGGGCGATCGTAGTAGTTTCGTGCCTGCATCTGCGCAACGTGCGTAGCGAAGAGAGGTGACTTGGTCGGACCGTACACTGGCTGTGGTGGGGGCGCGCTGGGTGTTCTGACCTCAGGCCTCTCACTTGGGACATGCTGTGTCGAGGGGCGATAGGGCTCGGGATAGGTGGGGAAGTATTCCCTCGGCGAGATGGGCGGCTCGTGTGGTCTTCGATGACCAAGGACAGGCGTGCGTCGTCTCGACGGCGGCTTCTCAGGATCAGAGTCAGAGTCCGTCGTGGACAGTGAACTTTCGTGTCGTGGTGGGTAAGTGCGCCTGTGTGAAGGGTACCGTTGGGTGGACGGTGGATTGGGCGCAACCGGGGTAGCATCTTCTTCTGAGTagctgtcgtcgtcgtcgtagCGCCCCGGTACAAGGCTGCGCCGCCGACTGAAGGGGTTCA encodes:
- a CDS encoding Tricalbin-2, which codes for MSHLNGTAEHASELKQQGALDAARDPHSRVTAEAAEQSVVDQARQGGSAAFQFDPDASPEQKRAQARARVPPGFHHERNHNATALVSDADEAAAGAPQYDLPPPTKAGAIGLDLPSSSAANGHAPAPESDPDARWERVGWAPRFGMPGSENKDEDEGTMLDHQTYLEGQLDDKFFGDWYHNTGVIIFACLSSWVVATLGGGLGWIMIIMAICGTYYRTSIRRVRRNARDDLNREMAKNKLETDTESLEWINSFLVKFWPIYAPVLCDTIVGSVDQVLSTSTPAFLDSLKMKTFVLGTKPPRLEHVKTYPKTQDDIVLMDWKFSFTPNDTMDLTARQVKNKINPKIVLEIRIGKGLVSKGLDVIVEDMAFSGLMRLKFKLQLPFPHIEKVEMSFLERPTIDYVCKPLGGETFGFDINFIPGLETFIMEQIHANLGPMMYDPNVFPIEIAKMLAGNPVDQAIGVLQVTFHGAQGLKNPDKFSGTPDPYATVSINNRAVLARTKTVHENANPRWNETINIIVTSLKDALTINLFDFNDIRKDKELGTATFALEQLETDSVHENMHLEIMSGGRPRGILQADIRFFPVLEGTTLQDGTKEPPPESRTGIIKFTVEQAKDLDGTKSMIGQLSPYAVLLLNGREVHKSRAMKRTNIPIWPDATKEMLITDRKKAKLGLVIKDDRDLAGDPILGTYQITIDDMLDLTAKGHEWYNLAGAQTGRAKMKLEWKPVALKGSLSSGGYLTPIGVIRLHFQSARDLRNLETMGKSDPYVRVLLSGVEKGRTVTFKNNLNPDWDEVVYIPVHTIREKLTLEVMDEETLGKDRSLGHVELSAGDYIQQDENGEYLVHEQKQTIPGPLRMSGTSGHKGTLNYTCSFYPTIPTWDPEEDEEESEETTPNGRSRAASIQTAGSKAPASTHARTVSGTSQLVRSETAGTISSLAPSSSQRDSAADLAKQLEKNEYQQNEPIPEKHKIEKLRLNAEDLQQYESGLLVFKLIDGEFAETGGYVDVLMDDMAYPSYSSAKIKNRHMTFGEGKSCRWLPLCITDCS
- a CDS encoding Tricalbin-2, variant 2 yields the protein MSHLNGTAEHASELKQQGALDAARDPHSRVTAEAAEQSVVDQARQGGSAAFQFDPDASPEQKRAQARARVPPGFHHERNHNATALVSDADEAAAGAPQYDLPPPTKAGAIGLDLPSSSAANGHAPAPESDPDARWERVGWAPRFGMPGSENKDEDEGTMLDHQTYLEGQLDDKFFGDWYHNTGVIIFACLSSWVVATLGGGLGWIMIIMAICGTYYRTSIRRVRRNARDDLNREMAKNKLETDTESLEWINSFLVKFWPIYAPVLCDTIVGSVDQVLSTSTPAFLDSLKMKTFVLGTKPPRLEHVKTYPKTQDDIVLMDWKFSFTPNDTMDLTARQVKNKINPKIVLEIRIGKGLVSKGLDVIVEDMAFSGLMRLKFKLQLPFPHIEKVEMSFLERPTIDYVCKPLGGETFGFDINFIPGLETFIMEQIHANLGPMMYDPNVFPIEIAKMLAGNPVDQAIGVLQVTFHGAQGLKNPDKFSGTPDPYATVSINNRAVLARTKTVHENANPRWNETINIIVTSLKDALTINLFDFNDIRKDKELGTATFALEQLETDSVHENMHLEIMSGGRPRGILQADIRFFPVLEGTTLQDGTKEPPPESRTGIIKFTVEQAKDLDGTKSMIGQLSPYAVLLLNGREVHKSRAMKRTNIPIWPDATKEMLITDRKKAKLGLVIKDDRDLAGDPILGTYQITIDDMLDLTAKGHEWYNLAGAQTGRAKMKLEWKPVALKGSLSSGGYLTPIGVIRLHFQSARDLRNLETMGKSDPYVRVLLSGVEKGRTVTFKNNLNPDWDEVVYIPVHTIREKLTLEVMDEETLGKDRSLGHVELSAGDYIQQDENGEYLVHEQKQTIPGPLRMSGTSGHKGTLNYTCSFYPTIPTWDPEEDEEESEETTPNGRSRAASIQTAGSKAPASTHARTVSGTSQLVRSETAGTISSLAPSSSQRDSAADLAKQLEKNEYQQNEPIPEKHKIEKLRLNAEDLQQYESGLLVFKLIDGEFAETGGYVDVLMDDMAYPSYSSAKIKNRHMTFGEVGETMVRELDFSKITLRIIEQINKDGDGDQDHVIAKLTGNTIDTLRRCLYTPTQLTLKDKHGKESKITVSLKYLPVKMRLDPSESFNNQGTLRVDVLDAADLPAADRNGFSDPYCKFVLNDKEVYKTKTQKKTLHPAWNEYFEVPVRSRTGADFVVNVYDWDFGDKADFLGKSAINLEILEPFQQQEVTLGLDGKSGAIRLRMLFKPDYVVRARQGSSTFSGTFAVPGKVIGAPVKGVGKGAALVGGGVVRAGTFLGRGFKRRKSRGANSEDDFDHPDLGDRPSMDVPLVSVEGGNTTSISAEPTTPNRNTSEHNRHRSWGAQSFSSRLGDSAAPGGGEQGTANISIVSADGFPPGINLRVFVHLGKKDVHKTDHIKTATGSVQFENETFKVPCTADQFFKVTVKDHATFGRDDELGEAQFTIDDSRTGGEKNVGVGKGMVVIRSSFTPADAVSQVGSVSPRVSGGRRGLLSRGKERSPAPPGA